The proteins below come from a single Ochotona princeps isolate mOchPri1 chromosome 6, mOchPri1.hap1, whole genome shotgun sequence genomic window:
- the RNASE6 gene encoding ribonuclease K6, which translates to MGSDLGRCLSLLLLLLQLSGAVGSDHTEPQDLTKARWFEIQHIQPSPLQCNRAMRGVNNYTQHCKKLNTFLHDSLRDVINACNTPKIICKNGQHNCHKSSKPVNITHCKLTTGWYPDCSYSHMDHFRFFIVACDPPQKSDPRYPLVPVHLDKVVRGFKHFLFRLLKLA; encoded by the coding sequence ATGGGGTCAGACCTTGGAAGATgtttgtccctcctcctcctgctgctgcaacTGTCAGGCGCCGTGGGTTCTGATCATACTGAGCCCCAGGACCTCACCAAGGCTCGCTGGTTTGAAATTCAGCACATTCAGCCAAGTCCGCTCCAATGCAACAGGGCCATGAGGGGGGTCAATAATTACACCCAGCACTGTAAGAAGCTTAACACTTTTCTGCATGACTCTCTCCGGGATGTGATTAATGCTTGCAATACTCCCAAGATCATCTGCAAAAATGGTCAGCACAACTGTCACAAGAGCTCAAAGCCAGTCAACATAACCCACTGTAAATTAACCAcagggtggtatcctgactgctcctaCAGTCACATGGACCACTTCAGATTCTTCATTGTCGCCTGTGACCCCCCTCAGAAGAGTGACCCTCGCTACCCCTTGGTTCCTGTACACTTAGATAAGGTTGTCAGAGGTTTTAAACACTTCCTCTTTCGTTTACTAAAGCTGGCCtag